One Pirellulaceae bacterium genomic region harbors:
- a CDS encoding carbon-nitrogen hydrolase family protein, translated as MKLAGVQCDVALGQPDKNLERIEEFINQTATEGADLTVFPECALTGYCFESEAEALPHAQTIPGPFTDRLATMCERHQTHVVCGLLEIHQGKLFNTAVLVGPQNQVHPYRKIHLPFLGVDRFTTPGDRPFAVHSAGKANVGMNICYDGSFPESARCLTLLGADVVAMPTNWPQGAQCAAQNIASCRAMENGVYFIVVNRIGTEGDFSFIGQSQICDPGGKTIYRASENREEVFFADIDPNRARQKHVVRVPQKHEIHRLADRRPALYQPLTQTHTLTPPGRPHPHN; from the coding sequence GTGAAATTGGCAGGTGTTCAGTGTGACGTTGCCTTGGGGCAACCCGACAAAAACCTCGAGCGCATCGAGGAATTCATCAACCAGACTGCGACAGAAGGTGCCGACCTCACGGTTTTTCCCGAGTGTGCACTTACCGGCTACTGCTTTGAATCAGAGGCCGAAGCGCTACCCCACGCGCAAACCATTCCGGGTCCGTTCACCGATCGCCTCGCAACCATGTGCGAACGCCACCAGACCCATGTTGTCTGTGGACTTCTGGAAATTCACCAAGGAAAACTGTTCAACACGGCAGTGCTCGTCGGCCCTCAAAATCAAGTACATCCATACCGAAAAATCCACCTTCCCTTTCTGGGAGTTGATCGGTTCACGACCCCGGGGGACCGTCCATTTGCCGTTCACTCCGCCGGGAAAGCCAACGTGGGCATGAATATTTGCTACGACGGATCATTCCCTGAATCAGCCCGCTGCTTGACACTCCTTGGAGCGGACGTGGTCGCCATGCCCACCAATTGGCCACAAGGTGCGCAATGTGCCGCACAAAACATCGCCAGCTGTCGGGCCATGGAGAACGGCGTTTACTTCATCGTTGTCAACCGAATTGGAACCGAAGGTGATTTTTCGTTTATCGGACAAAGCCAAATCTGCGATCCTGGCGGAAAAACAATTTATCGCGCATCCGAGAATCGCGAAGAAGTCTTTTTTGCCGACATCGATCCTAATCGCGCCCGCCAAAAGCATGTCGTGCGAGTTCCGCAAAAGCATGAAATCCACCGCTTAGCTGACCGACGTCCAGCGCTTTATCAGCCGCTCACTCAAAC
- a CDS encoding Ig-like domain-containing protein: protein MKTRRHNGQLESLEQRVLLAGDLVSHWTADALNDNHDNGQVVADWNDIVSNVVANSSGAPLLVKNALSGHSVIRFNTSDGADSFRVVGNESPLANANDFTVAVVFSTSSEELKGGTDDWSNNTGLVDANRAGFGRDWGMSLNASGQIGTGLGQGLFKPHESIYSNETGLNDGQFHLATVSRTGGTLDIYIDDGNATTMLDGNALAREPIDLTFGILQQNDANPFNGDIAEIRIFNGALDASEVTELNQTIQATYNNSAPTAADDSYAFQEDPTFGFNFVTLANSVLNNDTDPESNSLSAVLVSPTKHGALTLNPDGSFTYAPVSNFFGEDSFTYTANDSQVSNTATVTINVSNVYDPAIAVADSYKAVPAESLIIDASIGLLANDENADQTDLSVQLSQNVGSGSLSLNADGSFIYDPQGFAGTTSFRYQVNDGTNTSAEAEVTLIVNTPPTAQDDSFALTEDVSFNATTSSGVSANDSDADGDTWVVRLVDGTSQGELVLNEDGSFNYTPNPDSFGSDSFQYILFDGEDESNVATVNLTIDPVNDSPSANADAYFAPKGDNFVISAADGLLANDTDIDSTDLTAAVSTEPSQGQLELMNDGSFVYTPNGDFIGVDSFSYVVSDGNSQSTTADVSLFVGAAPIEISEVMSANATSIETRVRANTEDSYKGDPLTPDWIEIHNLTSSELDLSGYHLTDNSDNLTKWALPAGTTLPAAGYLVVAASRLDISNPNLDEQGMLHTNFKLNPSGEYLAITSAEGDIFHEVTNTPDQRADVSFGIGNNGETGFLLDVTPGAANGGLYPGVVTDTAFSVDRGYYSEAFQVEISTAFEGAAIRYTTDGSNPSATHGDLYSNPITISTTTVLKAIAFKESFLPSNVDAQTYVFAADVLQQDGADLGGARWGHRGADWAMDPIIVNHTDPEIRPEVDDLMRIPTVSLSLNFDEFFGSKGIYIRGENVERPVSFEFFDPHKPDNGVQANSTVQIVGGSSPNRWKTDKLSMRVRFTEDQGPSDLNYPIFGTDAISAFDTLVVDARLNNVWHYGGGSSPASQRGRAQYMRDEFAADLQNAVGGTATHAQHVNVYINGIYWGLHTLHERPDDNFVASYLGGNSEDYNVIKHGLSSNDIINGSNQTYRDMFTVVGTRGDLTDEQWSEIQTRLDINSFIDYMLVNFYGGNGDWDHHNWYASEHKEEGLWRFHSWDAEKVLEGARDDKTRTNNRNAPTGMHRRLSTHPEYVLMFADRVQQHFHNGGAMTPEAAAKLYADRSDQIDLVMRAESARWGDNQIDNGDKTRYTRPDWTDVRNDLYENYFPQRTATVITQFGKTDLFIPDEAPEMVIDGIAQHGGFVNIGGQLTMTAPDGDIYYTTDETDPRVAGGAVADGALSFDGPITIGQSTMITARLRKPDGTWSAANKARFTTSVEATTDNLRISEVHYHPSDPTNSEIAAGFDSASDFEFIEIVNLSESPVDLADVRFEKVVVGNDVEGIDFRFSDSEHTEIAAGARLVVVEDLQAFQTRYGSDIVVAGEWSGRLSNSSEQIVFVAGDTVLHDLTYDEAWHPTTDGEGPSLQVVNESAADLNAWKTQAGWRPSNQPGGSPGTADGGVAPPPGDSNHDGVFDSSDLVFVFQAGKYEDGVPNNTTFEEGDWDGNGEFDSSDFVYAFQEGNYADGAATQKTLLGHPSLKRNEVAASLLISQVLAKPGRPSSGQENRIPFEDTAQLDLLIQSRDNLFDDLDTHSIDHHDQIVDEELLAQLTNDL from the coding sequence TTGAAGACAAGACGACACAACGGCCAGCTTGAGTCACTCGAGCAACGTGTGCTTCTCGCGGGAGATTTGGTATCCCATTGGACGGCAGATGCGTTAAATGACAACCACGATAATGGTCAGGTCGTCGCGGACTGGAATGACATCGTCAGTAATGTCGTGGCCAACAGCAGTGGAGCCCCACTGCTAGTCAAGAATGCACTGAGCGGTCACTCAGTCATACGATTCAACACGAGTGATGGAGCCGATTCGTTTCGAGTGGTTGGAAATGAAAGCCCATTAGCAAACGCAAACGATTTCACAGTTGCGGTAGTTTTTTCTACGAGTTCTGAGGAATTAAAGGGAGGCACGGATGACTGGTCGAATAACACGGGGCTGGTCGACGCAAACCGTGCCGGCTTCGGACGGGATTGGGGCATGAGCCTCAATGCGTCGGGACAAATCGGAACCGGGTTGGGACAAGGCCTCTTCAAACCCCATGAATCGATCTACTCGAACGAAACGGGCCTGAATGACGGACAATTTCATTTGGCCACTGTTTCCCGCACTGGGGGCACTCTGGACATTTATATCGACGACGGCAACGCGACCACCATGCTCGATGGTAACGCGCTGGCTCGCGAGCCAATCGATTTGACTTTCGGCATACTTCAGCAAAACGACGCCAACCCATTCAACGGCGATATCGCCGAAATCCGAATCTTCAATGGCGCGTTGGATGCCAGCGAAGTCACTGAACTCAATCAAACAATCCAAGCCACTTATAACAACAGCGCCCCCACGGCCGCAGACGACAGCTACGCGTTTCAAGAAGATCCGACGTTTGGATTTAACTTTGTGACTCTGGCAAATAGCGTACTCAATAACGATACCGATCCAGAATCGAACTCCCTATCGGCTGTGCTTGTGTCCCCAACCAAACATGGCGCCCTGACACTGAACCCTGACGGTAGCTTCACCTACGCCCCCGTTTCGAACTTCTTTGGCGAGGACTCGTTTACTTACACCGCTAACGATTCGCAAGTATCCAACACAGCCACCGTCACAATCAATGTGTCCAACGTATACGATCCAGCCATCGCAGTCGCTGACAGCTACAAGGCAGTTCCCGCTGAATCGCTGATTATCGATGCGTCCATCGGATTGCTCGCCAATGACGAAAATGCCGACCAAACCGACCTGAGTGTTCAACTCAGTCAAAACGTTGGCAGCGGCAGTCTCAGCCTAAATGCGGATGGCTCCTTTATCTATGACCCGCAAGGCTTCGCCGGCACAACCAGTTTTCGATATCAGGTCAACGATGGCACCAACACTTCAGCAGAAGCCGAAGTCACTCTAATTGTGAACACGCCGCCTACAGCCCAGGACGACAGCTTCGCGCTAACGGAAGATGTGAGCTTCAACGCGACGACGAGCAGCGGGGTTTCCGCGAATGACAGCGATGCGGATGGGGACACGTGGGTCGTGAGGCTAGTCGACGGAACCAGCCAAGGTGAACTAGTCCTAAATGAAGACGGTTCGTTTAATTACACTCCGAATCCGGATTCGTTTGGAAGCGATTCCTTCCAATACATCTTGTTCGACGGCGAAGACGAATCGAATGTGGCGACGGTGAACTTAACGATCGACCCGGTAAACGACAGTCCGTCCGCAAATGCGGATGCCTATTTCGCCCCCAAGGGTGACAACTTTGTGATTTCAGCTGCCGATGGTCTGTTGGCCAACGACACAGACATTGACAGCACCGACCTCACAGCCGCCGTTTCGACAGAACCATCCCAGGGGCAATTAGAACTGATGAACGACGGATCGTTCGTTTACACTCCCAATGGAGATTTCATTGGCGTTGATTCGTTTTCCTATGTGGTCAGTGATGGCAACAGTCAATCAACAACTGCTGATGTCTCGTTGTTTGTGGGAGCGGCGCCCATTGAAATCAGCGAGGTGATGTCGGCGAATGCGACGTCGATTGAAACCCGCGTGCGAGCAAACACGGAGGATTCGTACAAAGGCGATCCGCTGACTCCGGATTGGATTGAGATTCACAATCTGACGTCTTCGGAACTTGACCTCTCGGGATATCACCTCACCGACAACAGCGACAACCTTACGAAATGGGCATTGCCCGCTGGTACGACCCTACCTGCCGCTGGTTACTTGGTGGTGGCCGCGAGTCGGCTCGATATCAGCAATCCCAATCTTGATGAACAGGGCATGCTGCACACGAATTTCAAATTAAACCCGTCTGGAGAATACCTGGCGATCACTTCGGCCGAAGGTGATATTTTCCACGAAGTAACGAACACTCCCGATCAACGCGCCGATGTGTCCTTTGGTATTGGAAACAACGGAGAGACGGGTTTCTTGCTCGACGTCACGCCGGGCGCTGCCAACGGCGGCCTCTATCCAGGGGTCGTGACGGACACGGCTTTCAGCGTGGATCGAGGCTATTACAGCGAAGCGTTTCAGGTTGAAATCAGCACTGCATTCGAGGGCGCTGCAATCCGTTACACCACCGATGGTTCCAATCCGTCGGCCACTCATGGCGATCTCTACAGCAACCCCATCACGATTTCAACCACCACTGTCTTGAAGGCAATCGCATTCAAAGAGAGCTTTTTGCCTTCTAACGTGGATGCACAAACTTACGTTTTTGCAGCGGATGTGTTGCAACAAGATGGTGCCGATTTGGGAGGTGCACGCTGGGGACATCGTGGCGCCGACTGGGCAATGGACCCCATCATCGTGAACCACACTGACCCGGAAATACGCCCCGAAGTAGACGACCTGATGCGAATCCCAACCGTGTCCTTGTCCTTGAACTTTGATGAATTTTTCGGTTCAAAGGGAATCTATATTCGAGGTGAGAACGTCGAGCGTCCGGTGTCGTTCGAATTCTTCGATCCGCACAAACCCGATAATGGAGTGCAGGCAAACTCCACCGTTCAGATTGTCGGAGGAAGCAGTCCCAACCGATGGAAAACCGACAAGCTCTCGATGCGTGTCCGCTTCACGGAAGACCAAGGTCCCTCGGATCTCAATTATCCAATTTTCGGGACGGATGCCATCAGCGCCTTCGATACCCTGGTCGTTGATGCTCGCTTGAACAACGTCTGGCATTACGGCGGTGGGAGCAGCCCTGCTTCCCAACGCGGTCGTGCACAATACATGCGAGACGAGTTCGCTGCAGACTTGCAAAACGCGGTCGGCGGCACGGCAACCCATGCACAACATGTGAATGTTTACATCAACGGTATCTACTGGGGACTCCACACGCTCCACGAGCGTCCAGACGACAACTTTGTCGCCAGTTACTTGGGTGGCAACAGCGAAGATTACAACGTAATCAAACATGGGCTCAGCTCCAACGATATAATCAACGGATCAAATCAGACTTACCGTGATATGTTCACTGTCGTCGGCACCCGTGGTGACTTGACCGACGAACAATGGAGCGAAATTCAGACCCGCTTGGACATCAACAGTTTCATCGACTACATGTTGGTCAACTTCTACGGTGGAAACGGTGACTGGGACCACCACAACTGGTATGCCTCCGAACACAAAGAAGAGGGACTCTGGCGATTCCATAGCTGGGATGCCGAAAAAGTCCTCGAAGGTGCCAGGGACGACAAAACACGAACCAACAACCGAAATGCACCCACTGGCATGCATCGTCGCTTGAGCACGCATCCCGAGTATGTGCTGATGTTTGCGGATCGTGTGCAGCAACATTTTCACAACGGTGGTGCAATGACCCCCGAGGCGGCTGCAAAACTTTACGCCGATCGATCTGATCAAATTGATTTGGTAATGCGAGCCGAGTCGGCCCGCTGGGGTGATAACCAAATCGACAATGGTGACAAGACACGCTATACACGACCTGATTGGACAGATGTCCGCAACGACTTGTACGAGAACTATTTCCCCCAGCGCACAGCGACCGTCATCACACAATTCGGAAAAACGGACCTGTTCATCCCCGACGAAGCTCCCGAGATGGTGATCGACGGAATTGCTCAGCATGGTGGCTTCGTAAACATTGGCGGCCAGCTAACCATGACGGCACCCGATGGTGACATTTATTACACAACGGATGAAACTGACCCGCGGGTCGCTGGCGGCGCAGTGGCCGACGGGGCCTTGTCATTCGACGGTCCGATCACCATCGGTCAATCAACGATGATCACCGCAAGGTTACGCAAACCCGACGGCACTTGGAGCGCTGCCAACAAAGCTCGCTTCACTACAAGCGTCGAAGCAACCACTGACAATCTTCGCATCAGCGAAGTGCACTACCATCCCAGCGATCCAACGAACTCGGAAATAGCCGCAGGGTTCGATTCTGCCAGCGATTTCGAGTTCATCGAAATCGTCAACCTCTCCGAATCCCCAGTTGATCTTGCTGACGTTCGCTTCGAGAAGGTTGTCGTCGGAAATGATGTGGAAGGTATCGACTTCCGATTTTCCGATAGTGAGCACACCGAAATCGCAGCAGGAGCCCGGCTGGTCGTTGTCGAGGACCTGCAGGCATTTCAAACTCGCTATGGTTCCGATATCGTCGTGGCAGGCGAATGGAGCGGGCGACTCAGCAATTCTTCTGAACAAATCGTGTTTGTTGCCGGCGATACGGTCTTGCACGACTTGACCTATGACGAAGCCTGGCACCCCACGACCGATGGTGAAGGGCCTTCCCTGCAGGTTGTCAACGAATCAGCGGCCGACCTAAACGCATGGAAAACACAAGCCGGCTGGCGTCCCAGCAATCAACCTGGCGGATCCCCGGGCACAGCAGATGGCGGTGTAGCCCCCCCACCCGGCGACTCGAACCACGACGGTGTGTTTGACTCCAGTGATCTTGTTTTCGTTTTCCAAGCAGGCAAGTACGAAGATGGCGTCCCCAATAACACAACCTTTGAAGAAGGTGACTGGGATGGCAATGGTGAATTCGACTCCAGTGACTTTGTCTACGCTTTCCAGGAAGGCAATTATGCGGATGGAGCTGCAACCCAGAAAACCTTGCTCGGCCATCCGTCTCTAAAACGAAATGAAGTTGCCGCGTCTCTTCTGATCTCACAAGTACTGGCTAAGCCCGGACGCCCATCATCAGGCCAAGAGAATCGAATTCCCTTTGAAGACACCGCTCAACTCGATCTGCTCATCCAAAGTCGAGACAACCTATTCGACGATTTGGACACGCATTCGATCGATCACCATGACCAGATCGTGGACGAAGAGCTGTTGGCTCAACTCACCAACGACCTGTAA
- a CDS encoding nucleotide pyrophosphohydrolase has product MNDSTTTVQQLRQMMQEFVDERDWQQFHSPKNLTMALAIEAAELMEHFQWLSVEQSRAVKGREEQLSAVGEEMADVLCYLLAAANALDIDLSATMKKKMIKNRQKYPADEYRGRFGPSDPQQ; this is encoded by the coding sequence ATGAATGATTCAACGACGACCGTCCAACAGTTGCGGCAGATGATGCAGGAATTTGTCGATGAGCGGGATTGGCAGCAATTCCACTCACCGAAGAACTTGACGATGGCACTGGCCATCGAGGCTGCCGAGTTGATGGAGCACTTTCAATGGCTCTCCGTGGAGCAGTCTCGAGCGGTGAAGGGGCGAGAGGAGCAGTTGTCTGCCGTTGGGGAAGAAATGGCCGACGTGCTCTGTTATCTACTGGCGGCCGCAAACGCGTTGGATATCGATCTCAGTGCGACAATGAAGAAGAAAATGATCAAGAATCGACAGAAGTATCCGGCCGACGAATACCGCGGACGGTTTGGCCCCAGCGATCCGCAGCAATAA
- a CDS encoding DUF839 domain-containing protein, translated as MSDSRRGFLKSSAAVAAGFMGLKSFVHDGLARAAEDAAGKAPIGYGDLVTDPKGLLDLPRGFSYRIVSEEGKEMSDGLLVPGAPDGMAALPGPYGLTVLIRNHELSPDNTGPFGENRERAKLVDPSKIYDLGHGETPSSGGTTTVVYDTSKGQVVREFLSLAGTIRNCAGGPTPWKTWVTCEETVERAGSNENFKTEKDHGYNFEVPVSARMELADPIPLTDMGRFNHEAIAVDPRTGIVYETEDRDDSLFYRFVPNQPGNLKAGGRLQALAVRDQKQLDTRNWTNPDTVAIGNKLAVEWIDMDDVTSPEDDLRQRGFDAGGTRFARGEGIWYGNGEFYFACTSGGHSKLGQIWKYKPSYDEATSRESADPGHLELFIEPNDTALVHNADNLTVAPWGDLILCEDRSGNVVRLAGVTPQGECYHFGFNHLRTEFAGVTFSPDGSTLFVNIQGAGTTVAITGPWRSKST; from the coding sequence ATGAGCGACTCTCGTCGAGGATTTTTAAAAAGTTCGGCCGCTGTAGCAGCGGGATTCATGGGCCTGAAGAGCTTCGTCCATGATGGTTTAGCACGGGCAGCGGAAGACGCCGCGGGCAAGGCTCCGATTGGCTACGGTGACCTAGTTACCGATCCCAAAGGCCTGCTGGATCTGCCACGGGGTTTTTCCTATCGCATCGTTTCGGAGGAAGGGAAGGAAATGAGCGATGGTCTGCTCGTGCCGGGAGCACCGGACGGCATGGCCGCCTTACCGGGGCCCTACGGTCTGACGGTCTTGATTCGCAACCATGAACTCAGCCCTGACAACACGGGACCTTTCGGCGAGAATCGAGAGCGAGCCAAACTAGTCGATCCATCCAAAATCTACGACCTTGGACACGGGGAAACACCCTCATCCGGAGGGACGACGACAGTCGTTTATGACACCAGTAAGGGGCAGGTCGTTCGCGAGTTCCTCAGCCTCGCAGGCACCATTCGCAACTGCGCCGGTGGACCGACTCCCTGGAAAACCTGGGTAACGTGTGAAGAGACCGTGGAACGCGCTGGCTCGAATGAGAATTTCAAAACAGAAAAAGACCACGGATACAACTTTGAGGTGCCCGTATCGGCACGGATGGAGCTGGCTGACCCCATTCCGCTCACCGACATGGGACGTTTCAACCACGAAGCGATCGCCGTTGATCCGCGCACGGGAATCGTTTACGAGACGGAAGATCGGGACGACAGCCTGTTTTACCGTTTCGTGCCCAACCAACCGGGTAATCTCAAGGCAGGTGGCCGCCTCCAGGCTCTCGCCGTTCGTGACCAAAAACAGCTCGACACGCGAAACTGGACCAACCCAGACACCGTCGCGATAGGGAATAAATTGGCCGTCGAATGGATCGACATGGATGATGTGACTTCTCCCGAGGATGATTTGCGACAACGCGGCTTCGACGCCGGAGGAACTCGCTTTGCCCGCGGCGAAGGCATTTGGTATGGGAACGGCGAGTTTTATTTCGCCTGCACCAGCGGTGGCCACAGCAAGCTCGGACAGATCTGGAAATACAAACCCAGCTACGACGAGGCGACTTCCCGTGAGTCCGCCGATCCGGGCCATCTGGAACTGTTTATCGAACCGAACGATACCGCCCTAGTCCACAACGCCGACAACCTCACCGTGGCGCCCTGGGGCGATTTGATCCTCTGCGAAGACCGCAGCGGAAACGTCGTGCGGCTTGCTGGTGTGACACCCCAAGGTGAATGTTATCACTTTGGCTTCAATCATCTTCGCACTGAATTTGCCGGTGTAACCTTCTCGCCAGACGGTTCGACTCTGTTTGTTAACATCCAAGGTGCTGGAACGACCGTTGCAATCACCGGCCCCTGGAGATCAAAATCGACCTAG
- a CDS encoding cytochrome c peroxidase — MPAKFQYVNQRIVSVVVLCATAMCAFGCQPKAKAPDSGTTTASLGSAAAVSSTTPAPTTPAPTTPAPTTPAPTTPAPTEKEPVVLGDEVLTAGIPGEGELTVAQIQIYVDAPSNHQVIEPTLPVGLSAAQANVQGVAENPLTKAKIELGRQLYFDARLSSDGTISCASCHHPEDGYGRKTQFGVGVEGQTGDRHSPISYNRILSGPQFWDGRAKSLEEQAAGPIANPIEMGNTHEKAVETVNSIDGYRIQFEKVFPGEEISIDNITKAIASFERALVTGPTPYDHFETVRTIERSYADELEDLEEEDPELYAQYQVALAGSEKMTESAKRGRELFFSDRVGCTACHAGANFTDEKYHNLGVGMEVNEPDLGRFKVTKDEKDKGAFKTPTVRNIVNSPPYMHDGSQKTLEEVIDWYDKGGHPNPHLSDKVKKLNLTDQEKKDLVAFMVEGLTGSFPVVEQSRLPQ; from the coding sequence ATGCCAGCAAAGTTTCAGTATGTTAACCAACGTATTGTTTCCGTCGTCGTGCTGTGTGCCACCGCCATGTGCGCCTTCGGCTGTCAGCCCAAAGCGAAAGCACCGGACAGCGGTACCACGACTGCTTCATTAGGCTCAGCGGCCGCCGTTTCGTCAACCACACCGGCCCCAACCACACCGGCTCCAACCACACCGGCTCCAACCACACCGGCTCCAACCACACCGGCTCCAACAGAGAAGGAGCCTGTCGTGCTGGGGGATGAAGTCCTCACCGCAGGAATTCCCGGCGAAGGCGAACTTACCGTCGCTCAGATTCAAATTTATGTTGATGCCCCCTCGAATCATCAGGTGATTGAACCGACTCTACCTGTCGGGCTGTCGGCAGCCCAAGCGAATGTCCAGGGCGTTGCAGAAAACCCGCTAACCAAGGCGAAGATCGAGCTCGGGCGGCAACTTTACTTTGACGCTCGACTCTCATCGGACGGAACAATCAGTTGCGCCAGCTGTCATCACCCGGAGGACGGCTACGGACGGAAGACTCAATTCGGCGTTGGGGTTGAAGGTCAGACAGGCGACCGCCACTCTCCAATCAGCTACAACCGGATTCTATCCGGCCCCCAGTTCTGGGATGGCCGAGCTAAGTCATTAGAAGAGCAAGCTGCGGGACCGATCGCAAATCCGATTGAGATGGGAAACACGCACGAAAAGGCAGTTGAAACCGTGAACTCGATTGACGGTTATCGAATTCAATTTGAAAAAGTATTCCCCGGCGAAGAGATCTCGATCGACAACATTACCAAGGCCATCGCCAGCTTCGAGCGGGCGCTCGTCACAGGTCCAACCCCCTACGACCATTTTGAAACGGTTCGCACGATCGAACGATCGTACGCGGACGAACTTGAAGACTTAGAGGAAGAGGATCCCGAACTGTATGCTCAATATCAGGTTGCACTAGCGGGCAGTGAAAAAATGACCGAGAGTGCCAAGCGAGGTCGCGAGCTATTTTTCTCGGATCGCGTCGGCTGCACGGCTTGCCATGCTGGTGCGAATTTCACGGATGAAAAGTATCACAACCTCGGGGTGGGGATGGAAGTTAACGAGCCGGATCTAGGACGTTTTAAAGTCACGAAAGACGAGAAGGACAAAGGTGCTTTCAAGACGCCGACCGTGCGAAACATCGTCAACTCGCCACCCTATATGCATGACGGCAGCCAAAAGACACTCGAAGAGGTGATCGATTGGTATGACAAAGGCGGGCATCCGAACCCTCACTTAAGCGACAAGGTCAAGAAACTCAATCTGACCGATCAAGAGAAAAAAGATTTGGTTGCATTCATGGTCGAGGGCCTGACTGGCTCATTCCCCGTCGTGGAGCAAAGCCGACTTCCCCAATAA
- a CDS encoding ADP-ribosylation factor-directed GTPase activating protein isoform b: MSKPLAALQASNQNNRFVRTYSSIGLALLALIFSSGCLSETDSADSNTTNVTRVSPGPDKDLLGEKLDGVLDFTLQKRRLNTHDHGAWQIMHGVLAYQHEFPVQVGRDRQSVSAVDYVLNGGTMRGWSVQPGDQLENGRRGLRAVVEPGTKKGQGHADQWLAVLAQCGLAPDQTIKVGPDEYNMTDFLQQVQRDAPRNLNEEWSWTLIGLTSYLPTDSTWVANDGQTWSVERLVEGELDQDIYNSACGGTHRLIGVAMALNQHLANGGELTGVWQRADETLQKAINDARRWQNPDGSLSTNYFRRPGTSPDLAIGLGTTGHVLEFLVLAMNNEQLSEPWVTRAANHLCDLCNQTRQVQLECGALYHAIHGLVLYRERLYGPRSYNSVQATAQSRVDSQRN, encoded by the coding sequence ATGTCAAAACCACTAGCTGCGTTACAAGCTTCAAATCAGAACAACCGATTCGTTCGAACGTACTCTTCGATCGGACTCGCTCTGTTAGCCCTCATTTTCAGCTCCGGCTGCCTCTCCGAAACCGACTCGGCGGACTCGAACACGACCAACGTCACCCGGGTCAGCCCTGGGCCAGACAAAGACTTGTTGGGAGAAAAACTGGATGGAGTGCTTGACTTCACACTCCAAAAACGACGCCTTAATACGCACGACCACGGCGCTTGGCAAATCATGCACGGCGTGCTGGCCTACCAGCACGAGTTCCCAGTCCAAGTAGGTCGAGATCGTCAAAGCGTATCCGCCGTCGACTACGTTCTCAATGGCGGCACCATGAGGGGCTGGTCCGTCCAACCTGGTGATCAATTGGAAAACGGACGCCGCGGACTCAGGGCGGTTGTCGAACCAGGCACCAAAAAAGGACAAGGTCACGCCGATCAATGGCTGGCAGTGCTCGCACAATGCGGTCTCGCACCCGACCAAACAATCAAGGTCGGACCCGATGAATACAACATGACCGACTTTTTACAACAGGTTCAACGTGACGCACCCAGGAACCTCAATGAAGAGTGGAGCTGGACACTGATTGGTTTGACATCCTACCTACCGACCGACAGCACTTGGGTGGCGAATGATGGTCAGACATGGTCCGTCGAACGATTAGTTGAGGGCGAGCTGGATCAAGATATTTACAATAGCGCTTGCGGCGGAACCCACCGCTTGATCGGTGTGGCAATGGCATTGAATCAGCATTTGGCCAATGGTGGCGAACTGACTGGCGTGTGGCAAAGAGCAGATGAAACGCTCCAAAAAGCGATTAATGATGCCCGTCGATGGCAAAATCCGGACGGTTCCTTATCGACTAACTATTTCCGTCGCCCCGGCACTTCACCCGACTTGGCGATTGGACTGGGCACAACTGGCCATGTGCTCGAATTCCTAGTGCTGGCTATGAACAACGAGCAACTCTCCGAACCGTGGGTCACTCGAGCAGCCAATCACTTGTGCGATCTCTGCAACCAAACTCGGCAAGTTCAATTGGAGTGCGGAGCGTTATATCACGCGATCCACGGCCTAGTTCTTTATCGGGAACGCCTCTACGGTCCGCGATCTTACAATTCCGTTCAGGCCACCGCACAGTCGCGAGTCGACAGCCAGCGAAATTAG